TTTCTATTAAAGCTTATTTTTAAAACAAAAAAGAACACATAAGCTTTCAAAAATCTTTGATCTTTATTCTTTCCTCGTTTTCTGCATATACTTTGTAGAGTTTTCGGCTTCGGTTGTGTTAATTTGAAATTTGAGCGCTTTTCCTAATTTATTTTGTTCGTTGGTAAATATGTTTACCATAATTAGCAATGCCTTCCAATTGTTTTCAATATTTGAATCTGAATATGTTTTTAAAATATTTTCATAAAGTGGTTTGGGTATTAATTTCTTGGCAAACTTTCCTGATTTTCCAAGTGAAATCTGGAAATCGTGTTCGTTGCCAATATTCCATTCGATAAGTTGCCAAAACATAGGTCTTACCACATTTTCCAACATATCTTTTGCGTAGATTATCTCTTCTCTTTTTAGTCCTTTTGCAACATTGGTAATCGTCCACCAAAACTCATTGCAAACTTCGGTAAATTCCTTTTGAGTAGGTTTTTTGATATGATAATCTTTATCAGATGGCTTTGATGGCTTCTCAAACCGATGGTCTTTGTCTAGCCAAACAACCGTTAAACTGTCGGTTTTAAAATGAGATTCAAATTTATCTGCAGGAA
The sequence above is a segment of the Chryseobacterium turcicum genome. Coding sequences within it:
- a CDS encoding aminoglycoside 6-adenylyltransferase; its protein translation is MQTEKQKKKILQLAENDERIRAVILNGSRANPNVCPDQYQDFDIVFIVNDFNSFLNDRSWIKKLGKPILQQLPDEMELGKDVNQDNFAFGFLMIFEEDYRIDLTLFPADKFESHFKTDSLTVVWLDKDHRFEKPSKPSDKDYHIKKPTQKEFTEVCNEFWWTITNVAKGLKREEIIYAKDMLENVVRPMFWQLIEWNIGNEHDFQISLGKSGKFAKKLIPKPLYENILKTYSDSNIENNWKALLIMVNIFTNEQNKLGKALKFQINTTEAENSTKYMQKTRKE